In one Nicotiana tomentosiformis chromosome 6, ASM39032v3, whole genome shotgun sequence genomic region, the following are encoded:
- the LOC104092354 gene encoding vacuolar protein-sorting-associated protein 11 homolog: protein MYQWRKFEFFEEKFSGKVADDITGKIQCCSSGKGRIVLGCDDGSASLLDRGLKFNYGFQAHSSSVLFLQQLKQRNFLVTVGEDEQISPQSSAVCLKIFDLDKMEPEGTSTSSPDCIQILRIFTNQFPEAKITSFLVLEEAPPLLLIAIGLDNGSIYCIQGDIARERIKRFKLQVDNHSDKSQSSITGLGFRVDGQMLQLFAVTPNSVNLFNMHTQSPTRQTLDQIGSSVTSVAMTDRSEFIIGRPEAVYFYEVDGRGPCWAFEGEKKFLGWFRGYLLCVFADQRTGNNTFNIYDLKNRLIAHSMVVKEVSQMLCEWGNIILILEDKSTLCIGEKDMESKLDMLFKKNLYTVAINLVQSQQADAAATAEVLRKYGDHLYSKQDFDEAMAQYIHTIGHLEPSYVIQKFLDAQRIHNLTNYLEKLHEKGLASKDHTTLLLNCYTKLKDVEKLNEFIKSEDGVGEQKFDVETAIRVCRAANYHEHAMSVAKKAGRHEWYLKILLEDLGRYEEALKYISSLELSQAGVTVKEYGKILIEHKPAETVEILMRLCTEESELPKKGASSSAFISMLPSPIDFLNIFVHYPQALLEFLEKYTSKVKDSSAQVEIHNTLLELYFSHDLDFLSISQSNIDESGNDLAHKPLKAVSDGRAIPDKNDLNDEKGRQERRQKGLALLKSAWPSEVEQPLYDVDLAIILCEMNAFKEGLLFLYEKMKLYKEVIACYMQVHDHEGLIACCKRLGDLGKGGDSSLWADLLKYFGELGEDCSKEVKEVLTYIERDDILPPIVVLQTLAKNPCLTLSVIKDYIARKLERESQLIDEDRRSIEKYQEESSTMRKEIQDLRTNARIFQLSKCTTCTFTLDLPAVHFMCMHSFHQRCLGDNEKECPECAPEYRAVLETKRSLEQSSKNPDQFFQLVKSSKDGFSVIADYFGKGIISKTSNGHAEALRSGSASSGNDF, encoded by the exons ATGTATCAGTGGAGGAAGTTTGAATTCTTTGAGGAGAAGTTTAGTGGGAAAGTAGCAGATGATATAACGGGAAAGATCCAATGTTGTTCCAGCGGTAAAGGAAGGATTGTATTGGGCTGTGATGACGGCTCCGCTTCCTTATTGGATCGAGGATTGAAGTTCAATTATGGTTTCCAAGCTCATTCTTCCTCTGTCCTCTTCCTTCAACAGCTCAAG CAAAGGAACTTCTTAGTGACCGTTGGAGAAGATGAGCAAATATCTCCCCAGTCCTCAGCTGTTTGTCTTAAAATTTTTGATCTTGACAAGATGGAGCCCGAGGGAACAAGTACATCAAGTCCAGATTGTATTCAAATACTGCGTATATTTACCAACCAGTTCCCTGAAGCAAAG ATTACGTCATTTTTAGTTCTGGAGGAGGCTCCACCATTATTACTCATAGCTATAGGGCTGGACAATGGTTCCATCTATTGCATTCAAGGAGACATCGCCCGTGAACGCATCAAGCGCTTTAAGCTTCAGGTGGATAATCATTCAGACAAAAGTCAATCCTCCATTACAGGTCTTGGTTTCAGAGTGGATGGTCAGATGCTTCAGCTGTTTGCTGTTACTCCAAATTCGGTAAACCTGTTCAACATGCATACTCAATCACCTACCCGGCAGACTCTTGATCAGATTGGATCCAGTGTAACTAGTGTTGCAATGACTGATCGATCG GAATTCATTATTGGTCGGCCTGAGGCGGTATATTTCTATGAAGTGGATGGCCGTGGTCCTTGTTGGGCCTTTGAAGGAGAGAAGAAATTCCTTGGGTGGTTTCGCGGATACCTTCTGTGTGTTTTTGCAGATCAAAGAACTGGAAACAatactttcaatatttatgatctGAAGAACCGGTTAATTGCCCACAGTATGGTGGTTAAAGAAGTTTCTCAGATGCTTTGTGAATGGGGTAACATAATACTTATTTTGGAGGACAAATCAACTTTATGTATTGGGGAGAAAGATATGGAGAGCAAATTGGATATGCTTTTCAAGAAAAACCTTTATACAGTTGCTATAAATCTAGTCCAAAGCCAGCAAGCTGATGCCGCTGCAACTGCTGAAGTGCTTAGGAAATATGGCGATCACTTGTACAGTAAACAAGACTTTGATGAGGCTATGGCTCAGTATATACACACCATTGGGCATCTAGAACCTTCGTATGTCATACAAAAATTTTTGGATGCCCAAAGAATCCACAATCTCACCAATTACTTGGAAAAATTGCATGAGAAGGGGCTTGCCTCAAAAGATCATACCACTCTTTTATTAAATTGTTACACCAAATTGAAAGATGTTGAGAAGCTTAATGAGTTCATCAAAAGTGAGGATGGGGTTGGGGAACAAAAGTTTGACGTTGAAACTGCAATAAGGGTATGCAGAGCTGCCAATTATCATGAGCATGCCATGTCTGTTGCTAAGAAAGCTGGGAGGCATGAATGGTACCTTAAAATTTTGCTTGAAGATCTAGGTAGATATGAAGAAGCTTTAAAATATATCAGCAGCCTTGAGTTGAGTCAAGCTGGGGTGACAGTGAAAGAGTATGGCAAAATTCTTATTGAGCATAAGCCAGCTGAAACAGTTGAAATACTTATGAGGCTTTGCACAGAGGAATCGGAACTGCCCAAGAAGGGAGCATCAAGTAGTGCATTTATCTCCATGTTGCCTTCTCCTATTGATTTTCTCAACATTTTTGTCCATTACCCACAGGCACTTCTGGAGTTCCTTGAAAAATATACCAGCAAAGTGAAGGATTCATCTGCTCAAGTGGAAATTCATAACACGCTCCTGGAATTATACTTCTCTCATGATCTGGATTTCCTGTCAATTTCACAATCTAACATTGATGAAAGTGGAAATGATTTAGCACACAAACCATTAAAAGCAGTATCCGATGGGAGGGCGATACCAGACAAGAACGACTTAAATGATGAGAAAGGTCGTCAAGAGCGACGTCAGAAGGGGCTGGCCTTGCTTAAGAGTGCATGGCCTTCTGAAGTAGAACAACCACTATACGATGTTGATCTTGCCATAATTTTATGCGAGATGAATGCCTTTAAAGAAGGACTGCTGTTTCTTTATGAGAAGATGAAACTTTACAAAGAAGTTATTGCATGCTACATGCAGGTACATGATCATGAAGGTTTGATAGCATGCTGCAAGAGATTGGGTGATTTGGGTAAGGGGGGTGATTCTTCTCTTTGGGCAGATTTGTTGAAGTATTTTGGTGAACTTGGAGAAGACTGCTCAAAAGAAGTCAAAGAAGTATTGACTTACATTGAGAGGGATGATATCTTGCCTCCCATTGTTGTTCTTCAGACACTTGCCAAAAATCCGTGCCTCACTCTCTCTGTTATCAAAGATTACATAGCTCGAAAGTTAGAACGGGAGTCTCAGCTGATTGACGAAGACCGCAGATCTATAGAGAAGTATCAG GAAGAATCATCAACAATGAGAAAAGAGATCCAGGATCTAAGAACAAATGCTAGAATTTTTCAGCTTAGCAAGTGTACTACTTGCACGTTCACACTCGACCTTCCTGCTGTACACTTCATGTGTATGCACTCATTTCATCAGCGCTGCCTTGGCGACAATGAGAAAGAATGCCCCGAGTGTGCTCCCGAGTACAGAGCTGTTCTGGAAACAAAGAGAAGCTTGGAGCAAAGTTCCAAAAACCCAGATCAGTTCTTCCAACTGGTTAAGAGCTCTAAGGATGGATTTTCCGTAATTGCTGATTATTTTGGCAAGGGGATTATCAGCAAAACTAGCAACGGGCATGCTGAAGCTCTTAGATCAGGCAGCGCTTCTTCCGGCAATGATTTCTAG